Below is a genomic region from Marinobacter salarius.
GTAATCCAGCGTCCACTCCCACGCGGCTTCCGCAGCAGCGACGGCGGTCAGGCCCACCTGCAGGCGCTCCGCCGGCAACTCCGCCATCAGTTGGAAGAAGCCCTGGCCTTCCATTGATCCCAAAAGCTTATCCGCAGGCACCTGAACGTCCTGGAAGAACAGCTCGGAGGTGTCCTGCGCTTTCATCCCCACCTTATTCAGGTTCTGCCCTTTCTCGAACCCTTCCCAGGCGGTTTCCACCAACAACAGGCTGGTGCCCTTGGCGCCTTCTTTCGGATCGGTTTTGGCCACCACGATCACCAGGTCCGCCAGCTGGCCGTTGGTAATAAAGGTCTTGGAGCCATTGAGTACGTAATGGTCGCCAGAAGCGTTTTTCACCGCCGTGGTTTTCACCCCCTGCAAGTCGGAACCTGCGCCCGGCTCGGTCATGGCGATGGCACCGATCATTTCGCCGGTTGCCAGTTTCGGCAGGTAATACTGTTTCTGTTCTTCGGAGCCGTAATTGAGGATATAGGGGGCAACGATGTCGGAATGCAATGTCCAGCCGATGCCGGACAGGCCCGCCCTGGACACCTCCTCCATGATGACAGCGCTGTAGCGGAAGTCCGCGCCTACGCCGCCGTATTCTTCCGGCATGGTCGGGCAGAGGAAACCAAGTTCGCCGGCCTTCTTCCAGAGCTCCCGGCTGACCTGGCCATCTTTCTCCCACTGTTCATGGTAGGGCGCCGCTTCCTGTTGCAGAAACTTGCGGACGGAATCCCGGAAGCCGTCAAGGTCGGCGTCAAAGACTGTGCGTGGAATCATGGTGTACCTCGGTGAATGACTGTGTTGTGGTTGTCGTTCACCAAGTCTCGGGGGCGCGGCGTTTTCGCTCAATGATGAAAAGCATCAATCGGGCTGACCAAAACCATCGCCCATCGGTTCAGTCGGGCTGTTTCGCCTTCGCCCTCTCCTCGCCCCAGCGCGGCATCAGATCCTGGGGCAGGCCCAGGTGATCCAGAAGTCGGGCAACGATGAAATCCACCAGGTCACTCACGGAATTCGGCCTATGATAGAACCCCGGACTGGCCGGCATGATGACCGCCCCCATGCGGGTCAGGCGCAGCATGTTTTCCAGGTGCACTTCCGAAAAGGGCGCTTCCCGGGGCACCAGGATCAATTGCCGCCGCTCTTTAAGGGCGACATCTCCGGCGCGCTCGATCAGGTTGTTACTGGCGCCGGTGGCCAGGGCAGACAGGGTGCCGGTACTGCAGGGACAAATCACCAACGGGGCTTTTTCACCCGAACCAGAAGCCGGCGGGGCGAACCAGTCTTCACGGCCGAACACCAGCACCTGCCCCGGACGGGCGCTGGCATAGCTGGCAAGCGCTTCCTGCATGGCGGCGGTGTTGCCCGGTAATTTCAGATCGGTTTCCGTGGCGATCACTACCTGTGCCGCCTTGCTGACCATCACATGCACCCGGCAGTTCGCCGCCACCAGGCACTGCAACAAACGCAAGCCGTACTGGGCGCCAGAGGCACCGGTAAAGGCCAGATTGATCACCCGCTGTTTTTCGGACGCTGCCGTCATAACTGAAGTTTCCTGATTGGATAGCGGAGGCAGGATGCCCCGTCAGCCGGATTCGCGTTCCAGTTCGGCAATCAGCTTCTGGTGAATACCGCCAAAACCGCCGTTACTCATAATGACAATATGGCAGGGACCGGATACCTGATCCAGAACCTGGCCGATCAGTTCCTCAACGCTGGCCCCGACACGATGGCGATCCGGTGTTGCCGACTCGGGACTACGGCCCTCAACTAATGCTGGCAACCAGTCCATGCCATTGAGATTGGCCCAGAATACCTGATTCGCCGCTGCAGCACTGGGCAGCAGGCTCTCCTGGTGAAAACCTTGCTGCATGGTGTTGGAGCGTGGCTCGATCAGCGCAAGGATGGTCTCATCGCCCACCTTGTGGCGTAGGCCCTCCAGCGTGGTAGCGATGGCCGTCGGATGATGGGCAAAGTCGTCGTAGACACAGACACCACCAACATCCGCAAGCAGCTCCATCCTGCGTTTGACGCCCGAAAAGCGGCACAGCGCCGCCACGGCATGGTCCGGGGTAACACCCACATGGCGGGCTGCTGCGATGGCCGCGAGGGCGTTGCGCACGTTGTGCAGGCCGGTTTGAGACCAACTGACTGAAGCCACCGGCTGTTCGTGGTGCACCACCATGAATCGACTGCCATCCTCAGCCAACAGCTCCGCCCGCCAGTCGGCCATATAGGGCACTTCGCTGCCCACAGAGGTAGCCTGCACGCTGCTCCAGCAGCCAAGTTCCAACGCCCGATCAAGATGGGCATCCAGGGCCGGGCGCACAATCAACCCACGGGACGGCACCGTTCTGACCAGATGATGGAACTGACGCTCGATGGCTTCAACGTTGTCAAAAATATCCGCGTGATCAAACTCGAGATTGTTGAGGATCAGGGTATGGGGACGATAGTGGACAAACTTGGAGCGCTTATCGAAGAAGGCGCTGTCGTATTCATCGGCCTCAATAACGAAAAAGTCGCTACTCCCCAACCGTGCCGAAACCGGGAAATCATTGGGGACCCCACCTATCAGATAGCCCGGTTCCAACCCGGCCTGCTCCAGGATCCACAACAACATGGCGGTTGTGGTGGTTTTGCCGTGGGTCCCGGCAACCGCCAGCACCCAGCGGTGACGCAGAACCTCTCGCGCCAGCCATTCCGGGCCGGACATGTAATCAATATTCTGGTTAAGAACCGCTTCCACCTCCGGGTTGCCCCGGGACATGGCGTTACCAACCAGAACCAGGTCCGGCTGAGGCTTGAGGTTGTCAGGATCGTAACCTTCCATTAACCCGATTCCCTGGGCCTCCAACTGGGTACTCATGGGCGGGTAAACCCCCTGATCGGAGCCCGTCACGGTGTGCCCGAGCTCCCTCGCCAGTACGGCCAGACTGCCCATGAAGGTGCCACAGATTCCCAGGATATGGATGTGCATTCGGTTATCGACCTCTTAAATGAAACCTGCAAAGCGTCCCGTATAGAATGCGGGTCGTCAAGCGTTCCTTATGACGTTTGATGTCATGAAAAAAAAAAGCGATTGGCGTATCATCTGCCGCACTTGATGAAACTGCAGGAGGCAC
It encodes:
- a CDS encoding acyl-CoA dehydrogenase family protein; translation: MIPRTVFDADLDGFRDSVRKFLQQEAAPYHEQWEKDGQVSRELWKKAGELGFLCPTMPEEYGGVGADFRYSAVIMEEVSRAGLSGIGWTLHSDIVAPYILNYGSEEQKQYYLPKLATGEMIGAIAMTEPGAGSDLQGVKTTAVKNASGDHYVLNGSKTFITNGQLADLVIVVAKTDPKEGAKGTSLLLVETAWEGFEKGQNLNKVGMKAQDTSELFFQDVQVPADKLLGSMEGQGFFQLMAELPAERLQVGLTAVAAAEAAWEWTLDYVKERKAFGKPVIAFQNTRFKMAEMKAEITAARVFCDRCLELHLEKKLDIPTAAMLKQHTTDLQCKVMDECVQLHGGYGYMWEYPIARAWADSRVQRIYAGTNEIMKEIVARSF
- a CDS encoding flavin prenyltransferase UbiX produces the protein MTAASEKQRVINLAFTGASGAQYGLRLLQCLVAANCRVHVMVSKAAQVVIATETDLKLPGNTAAMQEALASYASARPGQVLVFGREDWFAPPASGSGEKAPLVICPCSTGTLSALATGASNNLIERAGDVALKERRQLILVPREAPFSEVHLENMLRLTRMGAVIMPASPGFYHRPNSVSDLVDFIVARLLDHLGLPQDLMPRWGEERAKAKQPD
- the mpl gene encoding UDP-N-acetylmuramate:L-alanyl-gamma-D-glutamyl-meso-diaminopimelate ligase translates to MHIHILGICGTFMGSLAVLARELGHTVTGSDQGVYPPMSTQLEAQGIGLMEGYDPDNLKPQPDLVLVGNAMSRGNPEVEAVLNQNIDYMSGPEWLAREVLRHRWVLAVAGTHGKTTTTAMLLWILEQAGLEPGYLIGGVPNDFPVSARLGSSDFFVIEADEYDSAFFDKRSKFVHYRPHTLILNNLEFDHADIFDNVEAIERQFHHLVRTVPSRGLIVRPALDAHLDRALELGCWSSVQATSVGSEVPYMADWRAELLAEDGSRFMVVHHEQPVASVSWSQTGLHNVRNALAAIAAARHVGVTPDHAVAALCRFSGVKRRMELLADVGGVCVYDDFAHHPTAIATTLEGLRHKVGDETILALIEPRSNTMQQGFHQESLLPSAAAANQVFWANLNGMDWLPALVEGRSPESATPDRHRVGASVEELIGQVLDQVSGPCHIVIMSNGGFGGIHQKLIAELERESG